A stretch of the Clostridium fungisolvens genome encodes the following:
- a CDS encoding sensor histidine kinase, with product MKNNRRFKNTIYRISKRIIAHKEMHEKQHQLHMEYQKRIHDMNNFYRHSNEFQRYRNHIRYTRPFIVVFNLIIWFLIFRFLGIKTLSVIFALLVSIGGVVEFFFLANLEKRIFKPINQLKGGVEEVAKGNYDIKVDCEIENEIGVLVKSFNEMVNKLKEGEVLKQQYEENRKSLIANISHDLKTPITSIQGYIETMADRNDIPLETVNKYHQIIYNNAAYMNKLIDDLFLFSKLDMQKLEFDFQEISIKDFMADLMEEFNFELEDRSIAFDYIDMLTRKLKVKIDLKRIHQVFKNIIGNAIKYGNEKDIQINVKLYESGNFIQIDIMDNGPGIPEDKLPYIFDRFYRIDYARTKNLMSTGLGLAISKELVEAHGGKIKVSSRQDEGTCFTIILPAKEHMKGE from the coding sequence ATGAAAAATAATAGACGGTTTAAGAATACAATCTACAGAATAAGTAAACGGATTATAGCACACAAAGAAATGCATGAGAAGCAGCATCAGTTACATATGGAATACCAAAAAAGGATTCATGATATGAATAATTTTTATAGGCATAGTAATGAATTTCAAAGGTATAGAAATCATATAAGATACACAAGGCCTTTTATAGTAGTTTTTAACTTAATCATATGGTTTTTAATATTTCGTTTTTTAGGAATTAAGACCTTAAGTGTCATATTTGCATTACTAGTTAGTATTGGAGGAGTAGTTGAGTTTTTCTTTCTTGCTAACTTGGAAAAGAGAATATTTAAACCAATAAATCAGCTTAAAGGCGGAGTAGAAGAAGTAGCTAAAGGCAATTACGATATAAAGGTTGATTGTGAGATTGAAAACGAGATTGGCGTTTTAGTAAAATCATTTAATGAAATGGTTAATAAGTTAAAAGAAGGTGAAGTGCTAAAACAACAATATGAAGAGAATAGGAAATCTCTCATTGCAAATATTTCTCATGATTTAAAAACTCCAATTACATCAATTCAAGGTTATATTGAAACTATGGCTGATAGAAATGATATTCCGTTAGAAACAGTAAATAAGTATCATCAGATTATATATAATAATGCAGCCTATATGAATAAACTTATAGATGATTTGTTTCTATTTTCAAAATTAGATATGCAAAAACTGGAGTTTGATTTTCAAGAAATAAGTATTAAAGATTTTATGGCAGATTTGATGGAAGAGTTTAATTTTGAACTTGAAGATAGGTCAATAGCCTTTGATTATATAGATATGTTAACAAGGAAACTAAAAGTGAAGATAGACTTAAAAAGAATTCACCAAGTGTTCAAAAATATAATCGGAAACGCTATTAAATATGGCAATGAAAAAGATATACAAATAAATGTAAAGTTATACGAGAGTGGAAATTTTATACAAATTGATATTATGGATAATGGCCCAGGTATACCGGAAGATAAATTACCGTATATCTTTGATAGGTTTTATAGAATAGATTATGCTAGAACAAAAAACTTGATGAGTACGGGGCTGGGACTTGCAATTTCTAAAGAGCTGGTTGAAGCACATGGCGGAAAAATTAAAGTAAGCAGTAGACAAGATGAAGGAACCTGCTTCACTATAATACTTCCTGCAAAAGAACATATGAAGGGAGAATAA
- a CDS encoding response regulator transcription factor translates to MKILIIEDDLNIAEMERDFLQLNGYSTEIVQDGTEGLKMALTGHYEVVIVDLMLPGKSGYEITKEIRKSLEIPIIVVSARTEDIDKIRVLDFGADDYMTKPFSPAELTARIKSHINRYNRLKGNMEAKEIIIRGGLEINTSSHRVSVYSKEIQLTSKEYSILLLLASNPNIVFTKEHIFDKIWGDEFFGDTATVPVHIQKIRKKIEKDPSNPEFIETLWGTGYRFKQSK, encoded by the coding sequence ATGAAGATTTTAATTATAGAAGATGATTTAAATATTGCAGAGATGGAAAGAGATTTTTTACAATTAAATGGATATAGCACTGAAATTGTTCAGGATGGAACAGAAGGGTTAAAGATGGCTTTAACAGGACATTATGAAGTTGTTATAGTTGATTTGATGCTTCCTGGTAAGAGTGGATATGAGATAACTAAAGAGATAAGAAAAAGTCTCGAAATCCCTATTATAGTAGTTTCTGCTAGAACTGAAGATATTGATAAGATACGAGTTTTAGACTTTGGAGCAGATGATTATATGACTAAACCATTTAGTCCAGCAGAATTGACAGCTAGAATTAAATCTCATATAAATAGATATAATAGGCTTAAAGGGAACATGGAAGCTAAGGAAATTATAATTAGAGGTGGTCTTGAAATAAATACTTCATCTCATAGGGTTTCTGTATATAGCAAGGAAATTCAGCTTACGTCAAAAGAATATTCAATATTGTTATTGCTTGCGTCTAACCCTAATATCGTTTTTACTAAAGAACATATCTTTGATAAAATTTGGGGAGATGAGTTTTTTGGAGATACAGCAACAGTACCTGTTCATATTCAGAAGATAAGAAAAAAGATCGAAAAGGATCCATCTAATCCAGAATTTATTGAAACTTTATGGGGAACCGGTTATAGATTTAAACAAAGCAAGTAG
- a CDS encoding GNAT family N-acetyltransferase, translating to MKFDFRIPKEEDSLQIATWKYEDEYSFYSNDKTKEKQEWALNIHTEEDAFTIFDESNKLVGHCSFDDEEGEIILGLQMEPGFTGQGNGYEFVKAILDFGKKKYGYDKISLYVAKFNKRAIRVYGKLGFHKIDDFTWEIYNEKVEFFVMEKCY from the coding sequence ATGAAATTTGATTTTAGAATACCAAAAGAAGAAGATTCATTACAAATAGCAACTTGGAAATATGAGGATGAGTATTCTTTCTATAGCAATGATAAAACAAAGGAAAAGCAAGAATGGGCATTAAATATTCATACTGAAGAAGATGCTTTCACAATTTTTGATGAAAGTAATAAACTTGTTGGACATTGTAGTTTTGATGATGAAGAAGGTGAAATAATTCTGGGACTGCAAATGGAACCAGGTTTTACAGGCCAAGGCAACGGCTATGAATTTGTTAAAGCAATTTTAGATTTTGGAAAAAAGAAATATGGCTATGATAAAATTTCACTTTATGTTGCTAAGTTTAACAAAAGAGCAATTAGAGTTTATGGAAAACTTGGATTTCATAAAATAGATGATTTTACATGGGAAAT